In one Halorubrum sp. CBA1229 genomic region, the following are encoded:
- a CDS encoding PD-(D/E)XK nuclease family protein, whose amino-acid sequence MSFPRARPIDDLYEAVAGHDLVVVPDAPLASALNRRIDRPRLGSFAITPRRLAAGRREEAEDRIAFLELVDQTDLDWKRAAYAVGNILQCWEHRGRLDAILDYDAYVDDATRQAVEHVADLDTTSRRLTDYRIDDANDVAVVGEAQLTRLERTILPDEYDGVDLFSEREFDRPPFHVFDSATAIVDAVADAVSEANADDVAVVLDQESEFSVLVESALEAVDVPFYGGPGFADDPDHRAFVQLLRAAHAGTDTRVGEIRPLLARLGASVDVEHDEKRLYETDESTLDWVVDFCERVETRTVAEALGRFEDRTGRRLDAFREELETLGVADSRATERVVDRLAFYLQSYEVPVDRENEGVLLADAKSAAYVDRPVVFYLGLDEDWTHSAPRRPWVDRDAQYTRNIRGFQLLLQSGATQYYLVRDAEGGSPVTPCLYFEELLDGEFERFSDLESEAHTRKIDRSGDGDRSGDGDRSGDGDRSSEDDHSDEDDRSREGFEREPTGVVPTEVSTVSQSTLGTYVNSPRDHFFGRLVDSPDTDYFTEGNLFHDFAEFYVAHPDFVDGAVIDEVVDHMLAETRPFLRSVDEATRRTKYRAGLETIAEYFEANPPVDGEFLTAASGRGSNAFADRFDRPVDSPVTERWFENDDLGLKGKIDLVHSPTRLVDHKSGRRKSASRVVGNSALDPPSDSPNFQALLYLTHWRSQRPDRRLEFTFFHFLETLDDVVTGEADLDDALTTVTYHPTPFEEYARSEGFFDGLVTDGANDCQKTLSQVEYADYASVFDEASLPETTDSDDLVDSAFGEALTARMKERVGDYKYVASGCRQALRQLARARGRAFFEGDLDAFEAFVDERLAELNRRRAGDERFPVDGLGGEPNFRYVDNRDLLLEGDR is encoded by the coding sequence GTGTCATTTCCCCGCGCCCGGCCGATCGACGACCTCTACGAGGCGGTCGCCGGACACGACCTCGTCGTGGTTCCGGACGCGCCGCTGGCGAGCGCGCTGAACCGCCGCATCGACCGGCCGCGGCTCGGCTCGTTCGCGATCACGCCCCGCCGACTCGCGGCGGGGCGCCGCGAGGAGGCCGAGGACCGGATCGCCTTCCTCGAACTCGTCGACCAGACCGACCTCGACTGGAAGCGCGCCGCCTACGCCGTCGGGAACATCCTCCAGTGCTGGGAACACCGCGGTCGTCTCGACGCGATCCTCGATTACGACGCGTACGTCGACGACGCCACGCGGCAGGCGGTCGAGCACGTCGCCGACCTCGACACGACGTCTCGTCGACTCACCGACTACCGCATCGACGACGCGAACGACGTCGCCGTCGTCGGCGAAGCCCAACTGACGCGACTGGAGCGAACGATCCTCCCCGACGAGTACGACGGGGTCGACCTGTTCAGCGAGCGGGAGTTCGACCGGCCGCCGTTCCACGTCTTCGACTCGGCGACGGCGATCGTCGACGCCGTCGCTGACGCCGTCAGCGAGGCCAACGCGGACGACGTCGCCGTCGTGCTCGATCAGGAGAGCGAGTTCTCCGTGCTCGTCGAGTCGGCGCTCGAAGCCGTCGACGTCCCGTTCTACGGCGGGCCCGGGTTCGCCGACGACCCCGACCACCGCGCGTTCGTGCAGCTCCTCCGCGCCGCGCACGCCGGCACCGACACGCGCGTCGGCGAGATACGCCCGCTCCTCGCGCGGCTCGGCGCCTCGGTCGACGTCGAACACGACGAGAAGCGGCTCTACGAGACCGACGAGTCGACGCTCGACTGGGTCGTCGACTTCTGTGAGCGCGTCGAGACCCGGACCGTCGCCGAGGCGCTCGGTCGGTTCGAGGACCGGACCGGCCGCCGGCTCGACGCGTTCCGCGAGGAGCTGGAGACGCTCGGCGTCGCCGACTCGCGGGCGACCGAGCGCGTCGTGGACCGGCTCGCCTTCTACCTTCAGAGCTACGAGGTCCCGGTCGACCGCGAGAACGAGGGGGTGCTGCTCGCCGACGCGAAGTCGGCCGCCTACGTCGACCGCCCGGTCGTCTTCTACCTCGGACTGGACGAGGACTGGACCCACTCGGCGCCGCGACGACCGTGGGTCGACCGGGACGCCCAGTACACCCGCAACATCCGCGGGTTCCAGCTCCTCCTCCAGAGCGGAGCGACGCAGTACTACCTCGTGCGGGACGCGGAGGGCGGGTCGCCGGTGACGCCGTGCCTCTACTTCGAGGAACTGCTCGACGGGGAGTTCGAGCGCTTCAGCGACCTGGAGTCGGAGGCGCACACGCGGAAAATTGACCGCTCCGGTGACGGCGACCGCTCCGGTGACGGCGACCGCTCCGGTGACGGCGACCGCTCCAGTGAGGACGATCACTCGGACGAGGACGACCGCTCCCGCGAGGGGTTCGAGCGGGAGCCGACCGGCGTCGTCCCCACCGAGGTGTCGACCGTCAGCCAATCGACGCTCGGGACCTACGTCAACTCCCCCCGCGACCACTTCTTCGGGAGGCTCGTCGACAGCCCGGATACGGACTACTTCACGGAAGGAAACCTCTTCCACGACTTCGCCGAGTTCTACGTCGCCCACCCCGACTTCGTCGACGGGGCCGTCATCGACGAGGTCGTCGACCACATGCTCGCCGAGACGCGGCCGTTCCTCCGGTCGGTCGACGAGGCGACGCGGCGGACGAAGTACCGCGCCGGGCTGGAGACCATCGCCGAGTACTTCGAGGCGAACCCGCCGGTCGACGGCGAGTTCCTCACGGCCGCGAGCGGTCGGGGGAGCAACGCCTTCGCCGACCGGTTCGACCGGCCCGTCGACTCGCCGGTCACCGAACGGTGGTTCGAGAACGACGACCTGGGACTCAAAGGGAAGATCGACCTGGTTCACTCTCCCACCCGCTTGGTCGACCACAAGAGCGGTCGGCGCAAGAGCGCCTCCCGAGTCGTCGGGAACTCGGCGCTCGATCCGCCGAGCGACTCGCCGAACTTCCAGGCGCTGCTGTACCTCACCCACTGGCGCTCGCAGCGCCCCGACCGGCGGCTGGAGTTCACGTTCTTCCACTTCCTGGAGACGCTCGACGACGTCGTCACCGGTGAGGCCGACCTCGACGACGCGCTGACGACGGTTACCTACCACCCGACGCCGTTCGAGGAGTACGCGCGCTCGGAGGGATTCTTCGACGGGCTCGTCACGGACGGCGCGAACGACTGTCAGAAGACGCTCTCGCAGGTCGAGTACGCGGACTACGCCTCGGTGTTCGACGAGGCATCCCTCCCCGAGACGACCGATAGCGACGACCTCGTCGACTCGGCGTTCGGCGAGGCGCTGACCGCGCGGATGAAAGAGCGCGTCGGCGACTACAAATACGTCGCGTCCGGCTGTCGGCAGGCGTTGCGCCAGCTGGCACGCGCTCGCGGACGGGCCTTCTTCGAGGGCGACCTCGACGCGTTCGAGGCGTTCGTCGACGAGCGGCTCGCGGAGCTGAATCGGCGGCGCGCCGGCGACGAGCGGTTCCCGGTCGACGGGCTCGGCGGCGAGCCGAACTTCCGGTACGTGGACAACCGCGACCTCCTCCTGGAGGGCGACCGATGA
- a CDS encoding universal stress protein, with product MAPSHVLVPLDGSPLADEALTQAIELFDCRVTVLNVVTPIDATMSEGGVLEPDENRRETARDRTESVVERAKTRASEADRSIETAVETGDPAEVILEYVAAHDVDRVVMGGHGGERGSIARRLLGTVATTVVSEAPVTVTVVR from the coding sequence ATGGCGCCATCGCACGTCCTCGTCCCGCTCGACGGGTCGCCGCTGGCCGACGAGGCGCTCACACAGGCGATCGAGCTCTTCGATTGTCGGGTGACCGTTCTGAACGTGGTGACGCCGATCGACGCGACGATGAGCGAGGGCGGCGTTCTCGAACCCGACGAAAACCGCCGTGAGACGGCTCGAGACCGCACCGAGAGCGTCGTCGAACGGGCGAAGACGCGAGCGAGCGAGGCCGACCGATCCATCGAAACGGCGGTGGAGACCGGCGACCCCGCCGAGGTCATACTCGAGTACGTCGCCGCTCACGACGTCGACCGCGTCGTCATGGGCGGGCACGGCGGTGAGCGGGGAAGTATCGCTCGCCGACTGCTCGGAACCGTGGCGACGACCGTCGTCAGCGAGGCCCCCGTGACCGTGACGGTCGTCCGCTGA
- a CDS encoding inorganic phosphate transporter, translating into MAGAVFWALVALATLTSLATAWALGANSNSPPFAPAIGANAISTMRAAFLIGILAALGALTQGGAISETVGAGLINGVQITSLAATAGLLTATGFMAFGVYTGYPVPAAFATTGAMVGVGLSLGGDPAIDTYRRIALFWALVPPVSGGLAYLTATVLRRDDIPETVGVPLLAAVVGGIVANVQLGVIPSPPDATQSSVAGFIARQVETPTVADIDPVVALVTLAAAAAWFLAIRRRTQASVEGGIRTFLIVLGSVVAFSSGGSQVGLATGPLENLYGVELGLPGIVLLSLGATGILAGAWMGAPKLLQATSREYAQLGVRRSIAALVPGFIIAQLAIALGIPISFNNIIISGVIGGGLAGGSAGVSRRKIGVTLGFWLITLVASIAIGFGLYKVFAAVLGG; encoded by the coding sequence GTGGCGGGAGCCGTCTTCTGGGCGCTCGTCGCGCTGGCGACGCTCACCAGCCTCGCCACGGCGTGGGCGCTCGGCGCCAACAGCAACTCGCCCCCGTTCGCCCCGGCGATCGGCGCCAACGCCATCTCGACGATGCGGGCCGCCTTCCTCATCGGGATCCTCGCCGCGCTCGGCGCGCTCACGCAGGGCGGGGCGATCTCCGAGACGGTCGGAGCGGGGCTCATAAACGGCGTCCAGATAACGTCGCTGGCAGCGACGGCGGGGCTGCTGACCGCGACCGGGTTCATGGCCTTCGGCGTCTACACCGGCTATCCGGTCCCGGCGGCGTTCGCGACGACGGGGGCGATGGTGGGCGTGGGGCTCTCGCTCGGCGGCGACCCGGCGATCGACACCTACCGCCGCATCGCGCTCTTCTGGGCGCTCGTTCCCCCCGTTTCGGGCGGGCTCGCCTATCTCACCGCCACCGTTCTCCGACGCGACGACATCCCGGAGACGGTCGGCGTCCCGCTGCTCGCGGCGGTGGTCGGCGGCATCGTCGCCAACGTCCAGTTGGGCGTCATCCCCTCGCCGCCCGACGCGACCCAGAGTTCCGTCGCGGGGTTCATCGCGCGGCAGGTCGAGACGCCGACGGTCGCCGATATCGATCCGGTGGTCGCGCTCGTCACGCTGGCGGCCGCCGCGGCGTGGTTCCTGGCCATCCGCCGGCGGACGCAGGCGTCGGTCGAGGGCGGCATTCGGACCTTCCTCATCGTCCTCGGGAGCGTCGTCGCCTTCTCCAGCGGCGGCAGTCAGGTCGGGCTGGCGACCGGGCCGCTCGAGAACCTCTACGGGGTCGAGCTCGGACTCCCCGGCATCGTCCTGCTCTCGCTCGGCGCGACGGGCATCCTCGCGGGCGCGTGGATGGGAGCGCCGAAGCTGCTCCAAGCGACCTCCCGCGAGTACGCGCAGTTGGGGGTCAGACGCTCCATCGCCGCGCTCGTCCCCGGGTTCATCATCGCGCAGCTGGCCATCGCGCTGGGGATCCCGATCTCGTTCAACAACATCATCATCTCCGGCGTCATCGGCGGGGGGCTCGCCGGCGGATCGGCGGGCGTCTCTCGGCGGAAGATCGGTGTCACCCTCGGGTTCTGGCTGATCACGCTCGTCGCCTCTATCGCCATCGGGTTCGGGCTCTACAAGGTCTTCGCCGCGGTGCTCGGCGGGTGA
- a CDS encoding phage integrase N-terminal SAM-like domain-containing protein yields MSRELSPREAADRFLSRRQQRQADETVRSYAHRLSHFVEWCEENDIETMRDIDGWEIDDYRHHRESDDVSPSTVKSAMVSIKQLFEFCERIEVVDEELSKKVEIPKLTKDEETSDEQLPADRARKHLNYFRDSDQWFGTAWHASMEVLWHTACRLGGLRGLDLGDYDAEEGTLRFYHRPETETPLKNDAEGERIVSVNDDVVAALDMYVARERPDKRDKYGRDPLFSTRQGRPSRTTIRSWCYQSTQPCLYTGCPHSRERHSCEWTSRAESGKCPSSRSPHAIRTGAITWLLNETDGDIEYVARRVNAKPATIRRYYDQATVVEEFEERQQQHTDLDINNEPA; encoded by the coding sequence ATGAGCCGGGAGCTTTCACCGAGGGAAGCGGCCGATCGCTTCCTGAGTCGGCGCCAGCAGCGGCAGGCCGACGAGACGGTTCGGAGCTACGCGCATCGGCTGAGTCACTTCGTCGAGTGGTGTGAGGAGAACGATATCGAGACGATGCGTGATATTGACGGTTGGGAGATCGACGACTACCGCCACCACCGTGAGTCGGACGATGTCTCTCCGTCGACGGTGAAGAGCGCGATGGTCTCGATCAAGCAGCTGTTCGAATTCTGCGAACGGATCGAGGTTGTCGACGAGGAGCTCAGTAAGAAGGTCGAGATCCCGAAACTGACGAAAGACGAGGAGACGAGCGACGAGCAGTTGCCGGCGGACAGAGCGCGGAAGCACTTGAACTACTTCCGCGACTCTGACCAGTGGTTCGGAACGGCCTGGCACGCCTCGATGGAGGTGCTTTGGCACACGGCGTGCCGTCTCGGCGGTCTCCGTGGCCTCGATCTCGGCGACTACGACGCCGAGGAGGGGACACTGCGGTTCTACCATCGGCCGGAGACGGAGACGCCGCTGAAGAACGACGCCGAGGGCGAACGGATAGTGAGCGTCAACGACGATGTCGTCGCAGCGCTCGACATGTACGTCGCTCGAGAGCGGCCGGACAAGCGGGACAAGTACGGCCGCGATCCGCTCTTCTCGACGCGACAGGGGCGACCGAGTCGGACGACGATTCGGTCCTGGTGCTACCAGTCGACCCAACCGTGTCTCTACACCGGCTGCCCGCACTCACGAGAGCGTCACAGCTGCGAGTGGACGAGTCGGGCAGAGTCCGGGAAGTGTCCGTCGTCGAGGTCGCCGCATGCAATTCGGACCGGCGCGATCACGTGGCTCCTGAACGAGACGGACGGCGACATCGAGTATGTCGCTCGCCGGGTCAACGCGAAGCCGGCGACGATCCGGCGGTACTACGATCAGGCCACGGTAGTCGAAGAGTTCGAAGAACGACAGCAGCAGCACACGGACTTAGACATCAATAATGAGCCAGCGTAA
- a CDS encoding helix-turn-helix transcriptional regulator, with amino-acid sequence MSAECAADHDALADLTAFQRDLLWALSHDDARKGLSLKAELADYYGEELNHSRLYQNLDKLVERDLVAKQARDKRTNEYRLTESARRALKARQAWQAGGDE; translated from the coding sequence ATGAGCGCGGAGTGCGCCGCGGACCACGACGCGCTCGCGGACCTCACCGCCTTCCAGCGCGATCTCCTGTGGGCGCTGTCCCACGACGACGCCCGCAAGGGGCTCTCGCTGAAGGCGGAACTCGCCGACTACTACGGCGAGGAACTCAACCACAGCCGCCTCTACCAGAACCTCGACAAGCTCGTCGAGCGCGACCTTGTCGCCAAGCAGGCGCGCGACAAGCGCACCAACGAGTACCGACTCACCGAGTCGGCCCGCCGCGCCCTCAAAGCCCGCCAAGCGTGGCAGGCGGGAGGTGACGAATGA
- a CDS encoding phage repressor protein, whose protein sequence is MRYSGDWMALVDDRVLEYLRENGSGSPTEMKEEGPIRYSSQYIGRRCKKLKENGLVQHLGNGVYVITDDGEAYLDGRLDTQEWRYIDDDASEVTASSSEEVPGESNGGAT, encoded by the coding sequence ATGAGATATTCTGGGGACTGGATGGCACTCGTTGACGACAGAGTGCTTGAATATCTACGCGAGAACGGTTCTGGATCTCCTACAGAAATGAAGGAAGAGGGGCCGATCCGGTATTCGAGTCAGTATATCGGCCGTCGATGTAAGAAATTGAAAGAAAATGGGCTCGTTCAGCACCTCGGGAACGGGGTTTACGTCATCACTGACGATGGAGAGGCGTACCTCGATGGGCGACTTGACACGCAGGAATGGCGCTACATCGATGACGATGCGAGCGAAGTCACCGCCAGTAGCTCCGAAGAGGTCCCCGGTGAGTCGAACGGAGGCGCAACCTGA
- a CDS encoding repressor phrH2 produces the protein MTQLDERILEQVASDGASTSWEVGFELTGTVSPGRVTERCNTLVDAELVEREDRDIGFGRVETYWSITTWGRLYLSDEVDPGLDIPEPGPRPPHATRPGEWAGF, from the coding sequence ATGACCCAGCTCGACGAGCGGATCCTCGAACAGGTTGCCTCCGATGGTGCTTCTACCTCTTGGGAAGTCGGGTTCGAACTCACCGGCACCGTGAGCCCCGGTCGCGTGACCGAGCGCTGTAACACGTTGGTCGACGCCGAGCTTGTCGAGCGCGAAGATCGTGATATCGGATTCGGTCGCGTGGAGACCTACTGGTCGATCACAACGTGGGGGCGGTTGTACCTGAGTGACGAAGTCGATCCCGGACTCGACATTCCCGAGCCCGGTCCGCGACCGCCTCATGCTACGCGGCCGGGTGAGTGGGCAGGCTTTTAA